One Flagellimonas sp. CMM7 genomic region harbors:
- a CDS encoding 3-hydroxyacyl-ACP dehydratase FabZ family protein → MTLHEIIDKLPYTQPFLFVDELTHVDDESAQGTYLFKGESDFYKGHFKDIPVTPGVILTECCAQIGLVCLGIYLLQKEISEGEDKKLEIAMSSSEMEFYLPVLPDEKVKVVSEKIYFRFGKLKCKVKMLNNKSDVVCKGILAGMFKQTSDEK, encoded by the coding sequence ATGACACTTCATGAAATAATCGACAAACTTCCATATACACAACCTTTTCTTTTTGTAGATGAGTTAACCCATGTAGACGATGAATCTGCACAGGGGACATATTTGTTTAAAGGAGAATCTGATTTTTACAAAGGACATTTTAAAGATATACCTGTAACGCCAGGTGTAATTTTAACTGAGTGTTGTGCTCAAATTGGTCTGGTGTGCCTTGGAATTTATTTATTGCAAAAAGAGATTAGCGAAGGAGAAGATAAAAAACTAGAGATTGCCATGAGTAGCTCCGAAATGGAGTTTTATCTACCTGTTCTCCCTGATGAGAAGGTGAAAGTTGTCTCGGAAAAAATCTATTTCAGGTTTGGTAAGCTTAAATGTAAGGTGAAAATGCTCAATAATAAGAGTGATGTCGTGTGCAAAGGCATTTTAGCTGGAATGTTCAAACAGACAAGTGATGAAAAATAG